One genomic segment of Mycolicibacterium chubuense NBB4 includes these proteins:
- a CDS encoding PPOX class F420-dependent oxidoreductase produces the protein MPTIPDGYEHLLDLPLYGHLATTRPDGNPQVNPMWFHWNGELLRFTHTTKRQKYHNVTANPNVAMSVSDPDNPYRYLEVRGVVEEIVPDPEGAFYLQLNDRYSGPLTEPPADKADRVILVVRPTGYSKQ, from the coding sequence ATGCCCACGATTCCCGATGGATACGAACACCTGCTGGACCTCCCGCTGTACGGCCATCTGGCCACCACCCGGCCTGACGGGAATCCGCAGGTCAATCCGATGTGGTTCCACTGGAACGGCGAGCTGCTGCGGTTCACCCACACCACGAAGCGGCAGAAGTACCACAACGTCACCGCCAACCCCAACGTCGCGATGTCGGTCAGCGACCCCGACAACCCGTACCGGTACCTGGAGGTGCGCGGTGTCGTCGAGGAGATCGTGCCGGACCCGGAGGGCGCGTTCTACCTGCAGCTCAACGACCGCTACAGCGGGCCGCTGACCGAGCCGCCCGCCGACAAGGCCGACCGGGTGATCCTCGTCGTGCGGCCGACGGGGTACAGCAAACAATGA
- a CDS encoding L,D-transpeptidase, translating into MRQRNRSRRIAMVMAAAVIAGLTLSAPPALAQPDVAPPPAPVDPGALPAPPANPFAFANPFAPPPPPAAAPAPVDPFAPIPGEPMAIPEGTPAGQNPTPFVGQPPFVPPSFNPTNGSKVGAAKPIYINFQRPIANKPMAEGAIHISSVPPVPGRFYWTSDTQVRWRPQDFWPAGTVVNIDAAGTKSSFTVPEQLVATVDDATHTMTVVRNGKVEKTFPVSMGKPDGKHETKNGTYYVLEKFADMIMDSSTYGVPVDSPQGYKLKVQDAVRIDNSGAFVHSAPWSVADQGKRNVSHGCINLSPANAQWFYDNFGSGDPIVIKNSVGTYNQPDGASDWQMF; encoded by the coding sequence ATGCGGCAGCGAAACAGGAGCCGGCGGATCGCCATGGTGATGGCCGCGGCCGTGATCGCGGGACTGACGCTGAGCGCCCCGCCGGCGCTGGCTCAACCCGACGTCGCGCCGCCACCGGCTCCCGTCGACCCGGGTGCTCTGCCGGCGCCTCCCGCGAACCCGTTCGCCTTCGCGAACCCCTTCGCGCCCCCGCCTCCGCCCGCCGCAGCGCCGGCACCCGTGGATCCATTCGCGCCGATCCCCGGCGAGCCGATGGCCATCCCCGAGGGCACCCCGGCGGGACAGAACCCGACGCCGTTCGTCGGTCAGCCGCCGTTCGTGCCGCCGTCGTTCAACCCGACCAACGGCTCGAAGGTCGGCGCCGCCAAGCCGATCTACATCAACTTCCAGCGCCCGATCGCCAACAAGCCGATGGCCGAGGGCGCGATCCACATCTCGTCCGTGCCGCCGGTGCCGGGCCGGTTCTACTGGACCAGCGACACGCAGGTGCGCTGGCGCCCGCAGGACTTCTGGCCGGCAGGCACCGTGGTCAACATCGACGCGGCCGGGACCAAATCGAGTTTCACGGTTCCCGAGCAGTTGGTCGCGACCGTCGACGACGCGACACACACCATGACGGTCGTCCGCAACGGCAAGGTCGAGAAGACCTTCCCGGTGTCGATGGGCAAGCCCGACGGCAAGCACGAGACCAAGAACGGCACCTACTACGTGCTGGAGAAGTTCGCCGACATGATCATGGACTCGTCCACCTACGGGGTGCCGGTCGACTCGCCCCAGGGTTACAAGCTCAAGGTGCAGGACGCCGTTCGCATCGACAACAGCGGCGCGTTCGTGCACAGCGCGCCGTGGTCGGTGGCCGACCAGGGCAAGCGCAACGTCAGCCACGGCTGTATCAATCTGAGCCCGGCCAACGCCCAGTGGTTCTACGACAACTTCGGCAGCGGCGACCCGATCGTCATCAAGAACTCCGTCGGCACCTACAACCAGCCCGACGGTGCGTCGGACTGGCAGATGTTCTAA
- a CDS encoding DUF4129 domain-containing protein, with protein MAGDEKAVARTAAVIGLVLVAAVALRGYLPGAPPPREPRESATGGPGSLIAVLTMLALSIAVIAIAILTQVRRPSVAAAPGEPPPRFSGERGRPQWRLLLVAVLVLLAWIAVLALMMRWRAELVPGSVSATETPPGTGTPTGDQAPRSPSTGHGDTVFGYLAAAAAVLVAVSIAGSFAGRKRVTTTEPQFLVPAADPVRPRGPDLARAAERGLVEIGDRSRDPREAIIACYAAMETELEKSPGTIPRASDTPTEVLERAVERRVLPADSAFQLVELFEEARFSPHVMNEGHRDDAVRALRRVQGALQVAT; from the coding sequence ATGGCCGGTGACGAGAAGGCGGTGGCACGCACTGCCGCGGTGATCGGACTGGTGCTGGTGGCCGCCGTCGCGCTGAGGGGCTACCTTCCCGGTGCGCCGCCACCGCGCGAGCCCCGCGAGTCCGCCACCGGCGGGCCCGGTTCGCTGATCGCCGTGCTGACGATGCTGGCGTTGTCGATCGCCGTCATCGCGATCGCGATCCTCACCCAGGTCCGCCGTCCCTCCGTCGCGGCCGCTCCCGGAGAGCCACCGCCCCGGTTCTCGGGCGAGCGGGGCAGGCCACAGTGGCGTCTGCTGCTGGTGGCGGTGCTCGTTCTGCTCGCCTGGATCGCGGTGCTCGCCCTGATGATGCGGTGGCGGGCCGAACTCGTCCCGGGTTCCGTGTCCGCGACCGAGACTCCGCCGGGCACCGGGACGCCCACCGGCGACCAGGCGCCCCGGTCGCCGTCAACGGGCCACGGCGACACCGTGTTCGGCTACCTGGCCGCGGCCGCCGCCGTCCTCGTGGCGGTGTCCATCGCGGGCTCGTTCGCCGGCCGCAAGCGCGTCACCACCACCGAACCGCAGTTTCTCGTCCCTGCCGCAGATCCGGTGCGGCCCCGGGGCCCGGACCTCGCCAGGGCTGCCGAACGGGGACTGGTGGAGATCGGTGATCGCAGCCGGGACCCGCGCGAGGCGATCATCGCCTGCTACGCCGCGATGGAGACGGAGTTGGAGAAGTCGCCGGGGACCATTCCCCGCGCCTCCGACACGCCGACGGAGGTGCTGGAGCGCGCCGTCGAACGCCGTGTCCTGCCCGCCGACAGCGCATTTCAGCTCGTCGAGCTGTTCGAAGAGGCCCGGTTCAGTCCGCACGTGATGAACGAGGGACACCGCGACGACGCGGTGCGCGCGTTGCGCCGGGTGCAGGGTGCACTGCAGGTGGCGACATGA
- a CDS encoding AAA family ATPase — MTSPAVTTALCESVLDEIGRVVVGKRTALSLILTTVLARGHVLVEDLPGLGKTLIAKSFAAALGLEFTRVQFTPDLLPADLLGSTIYDMQSGRFEFRRGPIFTNLLLGDEINRTPPKTQAALLEAMAEDQVSIDGRTHRLPEPFLVLATDNPIEYEGTYPLPEAQLDRFAIRLELKYLSEQEEATMLRRRLDRGSAPVIVQQVVDANELLAMQESVEQVTVHDDVLQYVVSLAAASRHHPQIAVGASPRAELDLVQLARARALLFGRDFVIPEDVKALAVATMAHRISLRPEMWVRRVQGSDVVDELLRRTPVPRARESR, encoded by the coding sequence GTGACCAGCCCGGCGGTCACCACCGCGCTGTGCGAATCGGTCCTCGACGAGATCGGGCGGGTCGTCGTCGGCAAGCGGACGGCCCTGAGCCTCATCCTGACCACCGTGCTGGCGCGGGGCCACGTCCTCGTCGAGGACCTGCCGGGCCTCGGAAAGACGCTGATCGCCAAGTCGTTCGCCGCGGCGCTGGGCCTGGAGTTCACCCGCGTGCAGTTCACTCCGGACCTGCTGCCCGCCGATCTGCTCGGATCGACGATCTACGACATGCAGTCGGGCCGCTTCGAGTTCCGGCGGGGCCCCATCTTCACGAATCTGCTTCTCGGCGACGAGATCAACCGGACTCCGCCCAAGACCCAGGCGGCCCTGCTGGAGGCGATGGCCGAAGACCAGGTCAGCATCGACGGCAGGACGCACCGCCTGCCGGAGCCGTTTCTCGTTCTGGCGACGGACAATCCGATCGAATACGAAGGCACCTATCCGCTGCCGGAGGCCCAACTGGACCGGTTCGCTATCCGGCTCGAGCTGAAGTACCTGTCGGAACAGGAAGAGGCGACGATGCTGCGCCGTCGCCTCGACCGCGGATCGGCGCCGGTGATCGTCCAGCAGGTCGTCGACGCGAATGAGCTTCTGGCCATGCAGGAGTCGGTGGAGCAGGTGACCGTGCACGACGACGTGCTGCAGTACGTGGTGTCGCTGGCCGCCGCGAGCCGGCATCATCCCCAGATCGCCGTCGGCGCCAGCCCGCGTGCGGAACTCGATCTGGTGCAACTGGCCCGTGCGCGGGCGCTGCTGTTCGGCCGCGACTTCGTGATCCCCGAGGACGTCAAGGCGCTGGCCGTCGCGACGATGGCGCACCGGATCAGCCTGCGCCCCGAGATGTGGGTGCGCCGCGTGCAGGGCTCCGACGTCGTCGACGAACTGCTCCGGCGCACGCCCGTGCCCCGCGCGCGGGAATCGCGATGA
- a CDS encoding DUF58 domain-containing protein, with protein MTDADVVHSPVRIRWRASSLSRAIATCIGVAVVCALLTGRWELVVFAAPMFGVLCSLAWQRPAPAVVVHARPAVQRCFESEQVRVSVWADLDTGTGTVDGDVIGLECTAPVGMELEIVETEPVSTVAVAATRWGRYPVLATVRVLGRGGLLEGAGTVEAAEVFVFPVAPPQSTPLPRIDLLDRLGTHLTRHIGPGVEYADIRPYVPGDQLRTVNWPVSARRGTLHITERLTDRAADVVVLFDTYPQPPGPATAATERTARGAAQVVQSALRYGDRAGLVALGSRTTRWLGADIGQRQFYRILDTMLGAADTYETATGTLAPRPALPTGAIVVAFSTMLDTEFALALIDLRKRGHAVVAIDVLEGSPIEGAHDPLVDRMWAMQRSFMYRDMATVGVDIVAWPGESTLDQAMAAVPDRRRSVRR; from the coding sequence ATGACGGACGCCGACGTCGTCCACTCCCCGGTCCGGATACGTTGGCGCGCATCGTCACTGAGTCGTGCTATCGCGACGTGCATCGGGGTGGCCGTCGTCTGCGCCCTGCTCACCGGCAGGTGGGAGCTGGTCGTGTTCGCGGCGCCGATGTTCGGTGTGCTGTGTTCGCTGGCCTGGCAGCGGCCGGCGCCGGCCGTCGTCGTGCACGCCCGCCCGGCGGTGCAGCGGTGTTTCGAGTCCGAGCAGGTTCGGGTGAGCGTGTGGGCCGACCTCGACACCGGGACCGGCACGGTCGACGGGGACGTGATCGGGCTGGAGTGCACGGCGCCGGTCGGGATGGAGCTCGAGATCGTCGAGACCGAGCCGGTGTCGACCGTCGCGGTGGCGGCGACGCGGTGGGGCCGGTACCCCGTCCTCGCCACCGTACGTGTGCTCGGGCGGGGCGGCCTGCTGGAGGGCGCCGGAACCGTGGAGGCGGCCGAGGTGTTCGTGTTCCCGGTCGCCCCACCGCAATCCACCCCGCTCCCGCGCATCGATCTGCTCGACCGCCTCGGTACCCATCTGACGCGCCACATCGGCCCCGGGGTCGAGTACGCCGACATCCGGCCCTACGTCCCCGGCGACCAGCTGCGCACGGTGAACTGGCCGGTGAGTGCGCGCCGGGGAACCCTGCACATCACCGAGCGGCTGACCGACCGCGCCGCCGACGTCGTGGTGCTCTTCGACACCTACCCGCAGCCGCCGGGGCCCGCGACCGCCGCGACGGAACGGACGGCCCGGGGTGCCGCGCAGGTGGTGCAGAGCGCTCTGCGCTACGGCGACCGCGCGGGTCTGGTCGCCCTGGGCAGCCGGACGACCCGCTGGCTGGGCGCCGACATCGGGCAGCGGCAGTTCTACCGGATCCTCGACACCATGCTCGGCGCCGCCGACACCTACGAAACCGCGACCGGCACGCTGGCTCCGCGTCCGGCGCTGCCGACCGGGGCGATCGTCGTCGCGTTCTCCACCATGCTCGACACCGAATTCGCGCTGGCGCTCATCGATCTGCGCAAGCGCGGCCATGCGGTCGTGGCGATCGACGTGTTGGAGGGGAGCCCGATAGAGGGTGCGCACGATCCATTGGTGGACCGGATGTGGGCGATGCAGCGCTCCTTCATGTACCGCGACATGGCCACCGTCGGCGTGGACATCGTGGCGTGGCCGGGCGAGAGCACGCTCGACCAGGCGATGGCGGCGGTCCCGGACCGGCGCAGAAGCGTACGGCGATGA
- a CDS encoding polysaccharide deacetylase family protein produces MTGLDRRELLCGLAFAVLAAASRPARAAGSSGGSQLPLAPAGRVPAPIGVLTQLPGPGNQIALTVDDGASVEVVGAFAQFCRDSGTRLTFFANGINPSWTVNAPALRPLVDSGQVQIGNHTWSHPHLGRLSPAVVNDQILRNANFLAGTYGTNGAPYFRPPYGEHNLTIDRIAADLGYTTITMWSGTIGDSRPISEGGMLAAAAQSFLPQRIVLTHANLPTVTHCYAQLVDLIHSRNLTTVTLDDVFG; encoded by the coding sequence ATGACCGGTCTCGACAGGCGTGAACTGTTGTGCGGACTGGCCTTTGCGGTGCTGGCCGCGGCAAGCCGTCCCGCCCGCGCCGCCGGCTCTTCAGGCGGTTCACAGCTTCCGCTCGCGCCTGCAGGACGGGTGCCGGCTCCGATCGGGGTACTGACCCAGCTGCCGGGCCCCGGCAACCAGATCGCGCTCACCGTCGACGACGGCGCCAGCGTCGAGGTCGTGGGCGCGTTCGCGCAGTTCTGCCGGGACAGTGGCACACGCCTGACGTTCTTCGCCAACGGGATCAACCCCTCCTGGACCGTCAACGCCCCCGCCCTGCGACCGCTGGTGGATTCCGGCCAGGTGCAGATCGGCAACCACACGTGGTCGCACCCGCACCTCGGCCGGTTGTCCCCCGCGGTGGTCAACGACCAGATCCTGCGGAATGCGAATTTTCTGGCCGGCACCTACGGCACCAACGGCGCCCCGTACTTCCGTCCGCCCTACGGCGAACACAACCTCACGATCGACCGCATCGCCGCCGACCTGGGCTACACCACGATCACCATGTGGAGCGGCACGATCGGCGACTCCCGCCCCATCTCCGAGGGCGGGATGCTCGCCGCTGCCGCCCAGTCGTTCCTACCGCAGCGAATCGTGTTGACGCACGCCAATCTGCCGACGGTGACCCACTGTTACGCGCAGCTCGTCGATCTGATCCACAGCCGGAATCTGACGACCGTCACCCTCGACGACGTCTTCGGGTGA
- a CDS encoding M13 family metallopeptidase, which produces MTVEATTTRKSGIDLSHVDATARPQDDLFGHVNGRWLAEYQIPADRATDGAFRTLYDRAEEQIRDLISEVSQAGAPAGTGAAPAATSGTGAAPAATSGTGAAPAATSGTDEQRLGDLYASFMDEQTVRDRGLAPLLEELSAIDAADTPAALASVMGALQRTGVGGGTGLYVDTDSKNSSRYLLHLTQSGIGLPDESYFREPQHAEILAAYPRHIAAMFALVYGGDHSQAAADVVALETKLASAHWDVVKRRDADLTYNLRTFAGVADEAPGFDWTGWLTGLGATEEQAAELVVRQPDYLTAFAAQWAGEPLDHWKNWLRWRVIHARSSLLTDELVAEDFAFYGRLLSGTEEIRDRWKRGVSVVESLMGDALGRLYVARYFPPQAKARMDELVANLREAYRVSINTLDWMTPATREKALAKLDKFTPKIGYPNTWRDYSSLVIARDDLYGNYRRGYALEYDRDLAKLGGPVDRDEWFMTPQTVNAYYNPGMNEIVFPAAILQPPFFDAEADDAANYGGIGAVIGHEIGHGFDDQGAKYDGDGNLVDWWTDADRAEFSVRTKKLIEQYETFTPRELSGHHDAHVNGAFTVGENIGDLGGLSIALLAYRLSLKGRPAPVIDGLTGEQRVFFGWAQVWRTKSREAEAIRRLAIDPHSPPEFRCNGVVRNMDAFYDAFEVSESDELFLEPERRVRIWN; this is translated from the coding sequence GTGACGGTAGAAGCGACAACGACCCGCAAGTCCGGAATCGACCTGAGCCACGTCGATGCGACCGCCCGTCCCCAGGACGACCTGTTCGGTCACGTCAACGGACGCTGGCTCGCCGAGTACCAGATCCCCGCGGACCGGGCGACCGACGGGGCGTTCCGGACCCTCTACGACCGCGCCGAGGAACAGATCCGCGACCTGATCAGCGAGGTGAGCCAGGCGGGCGCGCCCGCCGGCACCGGAGCCGCCCCGGCGGCGACATCAGGCACCGGAGCCGCCCCGGCGGCGACATCAGGCACCGGAGCCGCCCCGGCGGCGACATCAGGCACCGACGAGCAGCGCCTGGGCGACCTCTACGCCAGCTTCATGGACGAGCAGACCGTCCGCGACCGCGGGCTGGCACCGCTGCTCGAGGAGCTGTCGGCGATCGACGCTGCGGACACGCCCGCGGCGCTGGCGTCGGTGATGGGGGCACTGCAGCGCACCGGGGTCGGCGGAGGGACCGGCCTCTACGTCGACACCGACTCCAAGAACTCCAGCCGCTATCTGCTGCACCTCACGCAGTCCGGCATCGGCCTGCCCGACGAGTCGTATTTCCGCGAACCGCAGCACGCCGAGATCCTGGCCGCCTACCCCCGCCACATCGCCGCGATGTTCGCGCTGGTCTACGGCGGCGACCACAGCCAGGCGGCGGCCGACGTCGTCGCGTTGGAGACCAAGCTCGCGTCTGCGCACTGGGATGTGGTCAAGCGTCGCGACGCAGACCTGACCTACAACCTGCGCACCTTCGCCGGGGTGGCCGACGAGGCGCCGGGCTTCGACTGGACAGGCTGGCTCACGGGCCTCGGGGCCACCGAGGAGCAGGCGGCCGAACTGGTGGTGCGCCAGCCGGACTACCTCACCGCGTTCGCCGCGCAGTGGGCCGGTGAACCCCTCGACCATTGGAAGAACTGGTTGCGCTGGCGCGTCATCCACGCCAGGTCATCGCTTCTGACCGACGAACTCGTCGCCGAGGATTTCGCCTTCTACGGGCGGCTGCTGTCGGGCACCGAGGAGATCCGCGACCGGTGGAAGCGCGGGGTGTCGGTGGTCGAGAGCCTGATGGGCGACGCGCTGGGCCGGCTCTACGTCGCGCGGTACTTCCCGCCGCAGGCGAAGGCCCGGATGGACGAGCTGGTGGCCAATCTGCGCGAGGCCTACCGGGTCAGCATCAACACACTCGACTGGATGACGCCCGCCACCCGCGAGAAGGCGCTCGCCAAGCTCGACAAGTTCACCCCGAAGATCGGCTATCCGAACACGTGGCGGGATTACTCGTCGCTGGTCATCGCCCGCGACGACCTGTACGGCAACTACCGGCGCGGATATGCCCTCGAATACGACCGCGACCTGGCCAAGCTGGGCGGGCCGGTGGACCGCGACGAGTGGTTCATGACGCCGCAGACGGTCAACGCGTACTACAACCCCGGCATGAACGAGATCGTCTTCCCGGCCGCGATCCTGCAGCCGCCGTTCTTCGACGCCGAAGCCGACGACGCCGCGAACTACGGCGGCATCGGCGCGGTCATCGGCCACGAGATCGGGCACGGCTTCGACGACCAGGGCGCCAAGTACGACGGTGACGGCAACCTGGTGGACTGGTGGACCGACGCGGACCGGGCCGAGTTCAGCGTCCGCACAAAGAAACTCATCGAACAGTACGAGACGTTCACGCCGCGGGAGTTGAGCGGACACCACGACGCACACGTTAACGGCGCTTTCACCGTCGGCGAGAACATCGGCGATCTCGGGGGACTCTCCATCGCGCTGCTGGCGTACCGGCTCTCGCTCAAGGGCCGTCCGGCTCCGGTGATCGACGGCCTGACCGGTGAGCAGCGCGTGTTCTTCGGGTGGGCGCAGGTGTGGCGCACGAAATCCCGTGAGGCCGAGGCGATCCGGCGCCTTGCGATCGACCCGCACTCGCCTCCGGAGTTCCGCTGCAACGGCGTGGTCCGCAACATGGACGCGTTCTACGACGCGTTCGAGGTGAGCGAGTCCGACGAGCTGTTCCTCGAACCCGAACGCCGCGTGCGCATCTGGAACTGA
- a CDS encoding transcriptional regulator, translating to MDRDDASGGFAREAPAAPAPADRPVEFWPTAAIRAALENDDLSVWQRIVVAIKRDPYGRTARQVEEVLETAQPYGVSRAMSEVLTRTREHLEANECAEVAKHVHLLLERSGLGEHEFASRIGVPAEDFAAYLRGSVSPPASLMIRMRRLSDRFAKMRNQRAGQDQPGT from the coding sequence ATGGACCGCGACGACGCTTCCGGCGGCTTCGCGCGCGAGGCTCCCGCCGCGCCCGCCCCGGCGGACCGGCCGGTCGAGTTCTGGCCGACCGCGGCCATCCGCGCCGCCCTGGAGAACGACGACCTGTCCGTCTGGCAGCGCATCGTCGTCGCGATCAAACGCGATCCCTACGGCCGCACCGCGCGTCAGGTCGAAGAAGTCCTCGAGACCGCCCAGCCCTACGGGGTGTCCCGGGCGATGTCGGAGGTCCTGACCCGCACCCGCGAGCATCTCGAGGCCAACGAATGCGCCGAGGTCGCCAAACACGTGCACCTGCTTCTCGAGCGCTCCGGGCTCGGCGAGCACGAGTTCGCGTCGCGCATCGGGGTGCCCGCCGAGGACTTCGCGGCCTATCTGCGCGGCAGCGTCAGCCCGCCGGCCTCGCTGATGATCCGGATGCGCCGGCTGTCGGACCGCTTCGCCAAGATGCGCAACCAGCGCGCAGGGCAGGACCAGCCGGGGACCTAA
- a CDS encoding MMPL family transporter, whose protein sequence is MMRVSSNLRRFRWAVFAVWLLLLVPAVYLAMNQSDNLTGGGFEVDGSQSLYVQHQIEAQFPDQGASPLALVAAPRPDASFDDMNAAVARLQSIAAEVPSVTVKPNPAQPPPQPDRPYVITLQLDFENTGAVDVAKQLREKVGITGDQPGEMENGKVRLYVIGQGALGAAATLATKHDIAQAERWNLPIVLIVLLAVFGSLAAAAMPLLLGICTVVVTMGLVYLLSMYTTMSVFVTSTVSMFGIAVAIDYSLFILMRFREELRAGREPQDAADAAMATSGLAVLLSGLTVIASVTGIYLINTPVLQSMATGAILAVAVAVLTSTTLTPAVLATFGRRAARRSSYLHWGRGVEATQSKFWTRWTGWVMRRPWASALAAAVLLLTLASPAFSMVLGNSMQRQFDPTHEIRGGVNAAAEALGPGALGPIRVLVTFPDGSAASAPAKEPLLGAIRAKMAQAPSTVSVSPPVFGNDYRSALLSAVLSVDPEDMSARETVDWMRAQLPPVAGDTARIDVGGPTALIKDFDDRVSKTQPLVFGFVALIAFVMLLISIRSVFLAFKGVLMTVLSVAAAYGSLVMVFQWGWLSELGFKQISSLDSTIPPLVLALTFGLSMDYEIFLLTRIRERFLQTGNTRDAVAYGVSTSARTITSAALIMIAVFIGFAFAGMPLVAQLGVACAVAIAVDATVVRLVLVPALMAMFDEWNWWLPHWLDRLLPSVDFEKPLPKADIGDLIIIPDDISALAPSGSDLRTVVKSAAKLKTLAPQIITVADPLAFSGCQPCGKLVPGRLKSEGRVPAAIGNRAHGKTVAVKLPKHPVTMWRGRLDVALDALAVERSVATAAEQAGHTSLERVSPMETTNVLLPTGDRLQIPTGAETLRLKSYLVMARNDSRDYKDFAELADAMDAQTAAEVLAGMDRYYCGQPARAHWVATQLVRRLADPQPVDGPDIAASGAAAETEWAKVRQRCLSVAVAMLEEAR, encoded by the coding sequence ATGATGCGCGTGAGCAGCAACCTGCGCAGGTTCCGCTGGGCGGTCTTCGCGGTGTGGCTGCTGCTGCTGGTGCCCGCGGTGTATCTGGCCATGAACCAGTCGGACAACCTCACCGGCGGCGGGTTCGAGGTCGACGGCTCCCAGTCGCTGTACGTCCAGCACCAGATCGAGGCCCAGTTCCCCGATCAGGGTGCGTCCCCGCTCGCGCTGGTGGCGGCCCCGCGGCCGGACGCGTCGTTCGACGACATGAACGCCGCGGTCGCCCGCCTGCAGTCGATCGCCGCCGAGGTGCCCAGCGTCACGGTGAAGCCCAACCCCGCGCAGCCGCCGCCGCAGCCCGACCGGCCCTACGTCATCACGCTGCAGCTGGACTTCGAGAACACCGGTGCGGTCGACGTCGCCAAACAGCTCCGCGAGAAGGTCGGTATCACCGGCGACCAGCCGGGCGAGATGGAGAACGGCAAGGTCCGGCTCTACGTGATCGGCCAGGGCGCGCTCGGCGCCGCGGCGACGCTGGCGACCAAGCACGACATCGCGCAGGCCGAACGGTGGAATCTGCCGATCGTGCTGATCGTCCTGCTGGCGGTGTTCGGCTCCCTGGCCGCGGCCGCGATGCCGCTGCTGCTCGGCATCTGCACCGTCGTCGTCACGATGGGGCTGGTCTACCTGCTGTCGATGTACACGACGATGTCGGTGTTCGTGACGTCGACGGTGTCGATGTTCGGCATCGCGGTGGCCATCGACTATTCGCTGTTCATCCTCATGCGCTTCCGGGAGGAACTGCGCGCGGGCCGCGAACCGCAGGACGCCGCCGACGCCGCGATGGCGACCTCCGGGCTGGCCGTGTTGCTGTCGGGACTGACGGTCATCGCGTCGGTGACGGGCATCTACCTGATCAACACCCCGGTGCTGCAGTCCATGGCCACCGGCGCGATCCTCGCCGTCGCGGTCGCCGTGCTGACGTCGACAACGCTGACACCGGCGGTGCTGGCGACCTTCGGCCGCCGGGCCGCCCGGCGGTCGTCGTATCTGCACTGGGGCCGGGGCGTGGAGGCGACGCAATCGAAGTTCTGGACCCGCTGGACCGGCTGGGTGATGCGCAGGCCATGGGCCTCGGCGCTGGCCGCGGCGGTGCTGCTGCTGACGCTGGCCTCCCCGGCGTTCTCGATGGTGCTGGGCAACAGCATGCAGCGGCAGTTCGACCCGACCCATGAGATCCGGGGCGGCGTGAACGCGGCCGCCGAGGCGCTGGGGCCGGGCGCACTCGGGCCGATCCGCGTGCTGGTGACCTTCCCGGACGGCAGCGCTGCGTCGGCGCCGGCCAAGGAGCCGCTGCTGGGTGCGATCCGCGCGAAGATGGCGCAGGCGCCCAGCACCGTGTCGGTCAGCCCGCCGGTGTTCGGCAACGACTACCGCAGCGCTCTGCTGTCGGCGGTGCTCTCCGTCGATCCGGAGGACATGTCGGCGCGCGAGACCGTGGACTGGATGCGCGCCCAGCTCCCGCCGGTCGCGGGCGACACCGCCCGCATCGACGTCGGGGGGCCCACCGCGCTGATCAAGGACTTCGACGACCGGGTGTCCAAAACCCAGCCGCTGGTGTTCGGGTTCGTCGCGCTGATCGCGTTCGTGATGTTGCTGATCTCGATCCGGTCGGTGTTCCTGGCGTTCAAGGGCGTCCTGATGACCGTGCTCTCGGTGGCCGCCGCCTACGGGAGCCTGGTGATGGTCTTCCAGTGGGGCTGGCTGTCCGAGCTGGGCTTCAAACAGATCTCGTCGCTGGACAGCACCATTCCCCCGCTGGTGCTGGCGTTGACGTTCGGCCTCTCGATGGACTACGAGATCTTCCTGCTCACCCGGATCCGGGAGCGGTTCCTGCAGACCGGCAACACCCGCGACGCGGTCGCCTACGGAGTGAGCACCAGCGCCCGCACCATCACCAGCGCCGCACTGATCATGATCGCGGTGTTCATCGGGTTCGCCTTCGCCGGGATGCCGCTGGTCGCCCAGCTCGGGGTGGCGTGCGCGGTGGCCATCGCGGTCGACGCGACCGTCGTGCGGCTGGTGCTGGTGCCCGCGCTGATGGCGATGTTCGACGAGTGGAACTGGTGGCTGCCCCACTGGCTCGACAGGCTGCTGCCGTCGGTCGATTTCGAGAAGCCGCTACCCAAGGCCGACATCGGCGACCTCATCATCATCCCGGACGACATCTCCGCGCTCGCGCCGTCCGGATCGGACCTGCGGACCGTGGTCAAGTCCGCTGCGAAGCTGAAAACCCTTGCGCCCCAGATCATCACGGTCGCCGATCCGCTGGCGTTCAGCGGCTGCCAGCCGTGCGGCAAGCTCGTCCCCGGGCGTCTGAAGAGTGAGGGCCGGGTGCCCGCGGCGATCGGCAATCGCGCGCACGGCAAGACCGTCGCGGTGAAGCTGCCCAAGCATCCCGTCACGATGTGGCGGGGCCGGCTCGACGTCGCCCTCGACGCGCTGGCCGTGGAGAGGTCGGTGGCCACTGCCGCCGAGCAGGCGGGCCACACTTCGCTGGAACGCGTCAGCCCCATGGAGACGACGAACGTGCTGCTGCCCACCGGCGACCGGCTGCAGATCCCGACCGGGGCCGAGACGCTGCGGCTGAAGAGCTATCTGGTCATGGCCCGCAACGACTCCCGCGACTACAAGGATTTCGCCGAGTTGGCCGACGCGATGGACGCCCAGACCGCGGCGGAAGTGCTCGCGGGCATGGACCGGTACTACTGTGGGCAACCGGCGCGGGCCCACTGGGTGGCCACCCAGCTGGTTCGCCGGCTGGCCGATCCGCAGCCGGTCGACGGACCCGACATCGCGGCGTCGGGCGCCGCGGCGGAGACTGAGTGGGCCAAGGTCAGACAACGCTGCCTCTCGGTGGCGGTGGCGATGCTGGAGGAAGCGAGGTGA